The following are from one region of the Littorina saxatilis isolate snail1 linkage group LG2, US_GU_Lsax_2.0, whole genome shotgun sequence genome:
- the LOC138959900 gene encoding uncharacterized protein, with amino-acid sequence MSGCKQATSIWRGGLTATAEQQFYSVGATRRIVLRVAVVYFLVTFFSTVPAEGLSLPSWAQNNCNKTEYFDHGTAHCESCCDICCFAKIKGTAETCGRECPEYSAKLLRDSVQREEQNSVKKGGLIGQSTNGNPQLPPAAMAGIIAAVVVCGLALAGLVFVKRKAIFRTCKREPEENPDPEAATPLQTPREASPAAQAALAVSTQVADAGTYTGRQEEGRFGSGPGAPVQVTEEGRRGAEETTLKAPQCHFYDSDPGDTQRKDFVLSETEDSSGCGASGN; translated from the exons ATGAGCGGTTGCAAACAGGCCACCTCCATTTGGCGTGGTGGCTTAACCGCAACAGCCGAGCAGCAGTTTTACTCAGTAGGTGCAACTCGGCGTATTGTCCTTCGAGTGGCTGTTGTCTATTTTCTGGTCACCTTTTTTTCGACCGTTCCCGCAGAAGGGCTCTCCCTTCCAAGTTGGGCGCAGAACAACTGCAATAAAACCGAATATTTCGACCATGGCACGGCCCACTGCGAGTCGTGCTGTGATATTTGCTGTTTCGCAAAAATAAAAGGAACAGCGGAGACATGCGGCAGAGAGTGTCCTG AGTACTCGGCGAAGCTCCTTCGCGACAGTGTCCAGAGGGAGGAACAAAACTCCGTGAAGAAGGGGGGGTTAATCGGACAGTCAACCAACGGCAACCCTCAGCTTCCTCCAGCAGCAATGGCAGGCATCATTGCCGCTGTCGTTGTCTGTGGTCTGGCTCTTGCTGGCCTCGTCTTTGTCAAACGCAAGGCCATCTTCAGGACGTGCAAACGAGAGCCTGAAGAGAACCCTGACCCAGAGGCAGCTACTCCTCTCCAGACTCCGCGAGAGGCATCACCTGCTGCACAGGCTGCTCTGGCTGTCTCCACTCAGGTGGCTGATGCTGGTACATATACCGGCAGACAGGAGGAGGGACGTTTCGGGAGCGGGCCCGGTGCACCCGTACAGGTGACCGAGGAAGGACGACGAGGGGCCGAAGAAACAACCCTGAAGGCACCACAAT GTCACTTCTACGACTCCGACCCAGGtgacacacaaagaaaggacTTCGTTCTCTCCGAGACTGAAGATTCTTCCGGGTGTGGTGCTTCCGGCAACTGA